The DNA segment CCAATAGCTTTCCGTGGTATTGCCATTGGGGGCGAGTGTACCCAGGCCGGTGATGACCACTCTGCGTTGTCTGTTCACTAAATGACCTCCTGGAGGCTGGAGATTGGTTCCAGCCTCCAGTTTCCGAGTTAATCCAGACGCTCGTCTAAGTATGCGATGGCGTCGCCAACTGTTTCGAGCTTCTCGGCGTCTTCATCGGATATTTCCATGTCAAATTCTTCTTCGAAAGCCATGACCAGTTCGACTGTGTCGAGCGAGTCTGCGCCCAGATCGTCAATAAAATGGGCGTCGGCATTGACGCTATCGGCATCGACGCCGAGTTGATCAACGATCAGGTCGGTAACTTTTTGTTTAATATCATCGGTCATGTAAAGCCCTCCGTGATTAGTGTGTAGTGATTATTTACATCACCATTCCGCCATCGACAACGAGCACCTGTCCGGTAATATAGGCCGCGTCGTCAGAGGCGAGAAAGGCTGCGGCAGCAGCGACATCTTCGGGGCTGCCGAGTTTGCCCAGTGGAATCTGTTCGATCAACTGTTCTTGTATTTTGGCGTTGAGTTTGGCGGTCATGTCCGTTGGAATAAAACCGGGCGCAATGGCGTTGGCCGTAATATTGCGGCTGGCCAATTCTCTGGCTACGGATTTGGTCAGGCCAATAAGACCCGATTTGGATGCGGCATAATTGATCTGCCCGGCATTGCCCAGAAGTCCCACGACCGATGAGACATTGATGATGCGACCAGTTCGCGCTTTCATCATGGGACGGGTGACGGCTTTGATACAATGGTACGCACCTTTGAGATTGACGTCAAGAACTGCATCCCACTCGTCTTCTTTCATACGCATCAACAAATTGTCGCGGGCGATACCCGCATTGTTGACGAGTACATCGATTTTGCCCCAGGTGTCGAGGACGGTCTCGACAAGGGCTTCAACAGATTCGGCATTGGAGACATCGGTCTGTTGTACAAGGGCTTCACGGCCTTGTGCGCGGATTTTTTCGGCTACAGCTTCAGCAGCTTCTGTACTTTGGCTGGCACATACGGCAATGTTGGCTCCTTCGCGCGCGAAGCGCAGGGCAATGGCCTCGCCAATGCCGCGAGATCCGCCCGTTACAAGGGCTGTTTTACCTGTGAGTCGGTTCATGAGTATAGTTACCTGTCAGTTGAATACTCTAAAGTTGTTCAATAGCTTCCAATGTGCCGGCTTCGTGAACTGGAATATTTCGGTTAATTCGGCGCATGAGACCCTTGAGCACATTGCCTGGCCCCACTTCGAGAGCCTCGGTCATGCCTTCTGCAATGAGTTGTTGCATGGATTCGGTCCAGCGAACCGGCGAAATAACTTGCTCGATCAACAGGTCTTTGAGCAGAGCCGGGTCGCGTGTGGGTTCAGCCGTGACATTGGGGATCACGGGGATTTGCGCCTGGGCAAATGGCACATCGTCGAGTATGTCGGTCAGTGCTGTTATGGCTGGCTGCATCAGGGCCGAGTGAAATGCGCCGCCTACGGGCAATAGCACGGCCCGCCTGGCTCCCAATGCCTTGGCTTTTTCGAGTGCTTCGTCAACGGCGTTTTCCTCGCCAGATAGGACCACTTGCCCGGGGCAATTAAAATTGGCTGTTGTGACATGGCCCGAAGAACTGAGATCATCGCAAAGCTGAATCATTACGTCGTCGTCGAGACCGAGTACTGCAGCCATGGCACCTGGTCGAATTTTTCCTGCGACTTGCATGGCATGTCCGCGAACGCTGACGACCCGAAAGCCGTCTGCGATGCGCATGACACCTGCCGCAACGAGAGCGGCGAGTTCTCCGACACTGTGTCCAGCCACGAGGTCGGGGTGTATCCCCCGGCTTTTGAGCACTTCAAGGGCGGCAATGCTGTGGGCAAAAATTGCCGGTTGTGTGACTGCGGTTTGTTTGAGTGACTCGGCAGGACCGTTGAAGCAGAATGATTTGATTTCTATGTCGAGCACGTCGTCGGCAAGATCAAAAATTTTGTGTGCTTCTGGTGCGGTCCTGTACAGGTCGTGTCCCATACCAACAGATTGGGAGCCTTGCCCTGG comes from the Gemmatimonadota bacterium genome and includes:
- the fabD gene encoding ACP S-malonyltransferase — its product is MTKKAFLFPGQGSQSVGMGHDLYRTAPEAHKIFDLADDVLDIEIKSFCFNGPAESLKQTAVTQPAIFAHSIAALEVLKSRGIHPDLVAGHSVGELAALVAAGVMRIADGFRVVSVRGHAMQVAGKIRPGAMAAVLGLDDDVMIQLCDDLSSSGHVTTANFNCPGQVVLSGEENAVDEALEKAKALGARRAVLLPVGGAFHSALMQPAITALTDILDDVPFAQAQIPVIPNVTAEPTRDPALLKDLLIEQVISPVRWTESMQQLIAEGMTEALEVGPGNVLKGLMRRINRNIPVHEAGTLEAIEQL
- a CDS encoding acyl carrier protein, whose amino-acid sequence is MTDDIKQKVTDLIVDQLGVDADSVNADAHFIDDLGADSLDTVELVMAFEEEFDMEISDEDAEKLETVGDAIAYLDERLD
- the fabG gene encoding 3-oxoacyl-[acyl-carrier-protein] reductase, which produces MNRLTGKTALVTGGSRGIGEAIALRFAREGANIAVCASQSTEAAEAVAEKIRAQGREALVQQTDVSNAESVEALVETVLDTWGKIDVLVNNAGIARDNLLMRMKEDEWDAVLDVNLKGAYHCIKAVTRPMMKARTGRIINVSSVVGLLGNAGQINYAASKSGLIGLTKSVARELASRNITANAIAPGFIPTDMTAKLNAKIQEQLIEQIPLGKLGSPEDVAAAAAFLASDDAAYITGQVLVVDGGMVM